In Leptolyngbya sp. O-77, the genomic window AACTGCGCGACCTGGGCTTCCACATTTTGCACTTCCTGCATTGCCTGTTGCAGCGTTGCCAGCTGGCTGTCTAGCTCTGCCTGTCGAGCCGTCAGCGAGGACGTCTGGCTTTGTAAAAAGAGCCAAAACCCGCCCACTAGCGCCGGGAGCAGCACCCCGATCGCCGCCCCCACATACATCGGACGCGGGTCATCCTGCACAACAGATCTGCGGGCCGCAACCCCGCTCCCATCAGTCGGGCGTTCTATACGGTCATTGAGAAAGTTGACATCCAGACTATACATCTCACCACGCCTCCCGTAAGCCCAAGCCCAACACCACCCCTAGCCCCGGACGCTGCAACTCTGGGATTTCCTGATCGACCTCCAGCGACAGCGCCGAAATCGGATCGACCTGACTGGCAGGCAGACTAAGCCGCTGCGAGAAAAACTCGTCAAGCTGCCCAATTGCCCCGCCCGGCCCTGCCAGCAGCAGTTGCGCTACCTCCAGGTTGTCGCCCTGATTCAGATAAAAGTCGATGGAGCGGCGCAACTCATCCGCCAGTTCACCCAGCACTCGCAGCATCGCCGCCGTGCCAGGGTTGGTTCCCGGTGTCTTGGGAGTGCCCATGCTGTCCATCGGGGCGATCGGCACCGTCATCCCCTGAAGCAGTTCCGTGTTGCGTGAAGGGGGCAGGTTCATGGCGCGGCTCAAGGCAGATTGGATTTGGTAAGTGCCAATCGGAACCGTGCGAGAAAATTGGGGAACTCCATCCACCACGATGGAGATTTCAGTATTTTCAAATTCGATATCGACAATAGCAGCGGCCTCTTGGGGGGTGAACTGGCGCAACTGTTCTCGGATCGTGCGAATCAGCGCGAAGCTACTGATTTCAAGGACATCCACGTCTAGCCCTGCCTGCTGAAACGTTGTCAAATAGGAGTCGGTTACTTCTTTGCGGGTGGCCACCAGCAGCACTTGCACCTTCTCGATGCCGTCTTCATCCACAAAAAAGCCAAGCTTCTGGTAATCTACATCCGCTTCTTCGCGGGGAAAGGGCAAGTATAGCCCAGCTTCCTGGTTTAGCACCATTTCGCGCAGTTCCCGGTCGTCTAGCTCGGCGGGAACCGGAATGATGCGAGTCACGGTGTCTCGTCCGCCCGGAATTGCGGTCGCCGCATTCTTGACCTTAAGCTTGCTTTCACTCAGCACAGACTGAATGATTTCAGACATCGCGGCAGTGTCCAGGATTTGCCCTTCCTGGTAAATCCCTTCTGGCACCTCGGCAGAGGCCAGCATCGTGAGCTGAAAGCCTTGCCCTTTCCGCTTCAGGCGGGCAACGTTGACGCGCTCAGGGGTCAATTCAATGCCGACACCCTTTGTCTTTTTTGAAAATAATCCCTTGACGTTGCTAAACACAGTTTTAGGAATGAGGGTGGAGAGGGTCAGTATGGAAAGTGCCTGCAAACTTAGACCGTATCAAACTGCAAAACTATGTCCGAAAACGAACATGACCCGGACTATTAACTGAGACTAAGTTTGGAGATCCTGAACACACATGCTACCCAATTTAATTCAGAATCATGCAGCCGAACACAAGAATATAGGCTTTCAAGCTAAAAAACTGAAAAGATTGCCGATCAAGCCAGAGAAATGGGTCTAAGTACCCCAGTTAAACCTCTCTTAATAGCTTGCCCTTCATCGTTCAAGCAGCAACGACCTACACAAACCGACACCCTGAATTGTTGAATCGGCTAACCCAAACTGACCTGCTGAACGAAATTTTTGAATCAAGTTGGCGATCGCCCCACCAAGGGCACCAACCCGCCTCTCAATCGACAGCGGAGAAATCTCCTGATGTAGCTACACTTAGCCAGCAATGGTACACGCAATTTAGAAAAATGGCACAGTTTATCTACGATTTGTGGAAAACCTGCGGAAACGACAGGCTATATTTTGAGCAAAGGTTTAGAAAAAAACTACCAGAACGCTTTCAGAGGGCTGTTTCCTGGGAGTTTGTGCGCGATTTTTGCTGGGGTAGCAGTGGCGGCGGGGCAGATTCGGTACGCGGCGACGGGCGCTTTTGGCGATCGCGCTTACGCTAGCTCACCCTGCAAGGGGCGATCGCCCAGGAACTTTGCTACGGTAGCGCAATCTACGATAGGGTGAGCAATGCAGCAATCGAAACCTGCTCTAAACCACTGCCCTGAATGACCATGTACCTACGACACCCCTGGCGAAAACCCTGGAAATCTTTGAGCCTGATGACCCTGTTTGGACTGGTTTTGACCTGGGTCATTAGCTGTAGCCCCGGCGCACCGCCAACCGCGCGATCGCCCGAAGTCGAGTTTTGGACCATGCAGCTCCAGCCGCAGTTCACCGACTACTTCAACGAATTGATTGCCCGGTTTGAGCAAGAAAACCCCGGCGTTCAGGTCAAGTGGGTAGACGTGCCCTGGGGCGACATGCAGAGCAAAATTCTAACGGCCGTTTCCGCAGGCACTGCGCCCGATGTGGTTAACCTCAACCCCGACTTTGCGGCACAGCTTGCCGGACGCAACGCCTGGATGGCGCTCGATGACCAGGTGCCCGCCGAAGCCCGTCAGCAATATCTGCCCAAGATCTGGCAGGCAAACACGCTCGATGGCAAAACCTTTGGGCTACCCTGGTATCTCACCACCAGCATCGCCATTTACAACCAGGATTTGCTTAATCAGGCCGGCGTGCAGCAGCCCCCGGCAAACTTTGCAGAACTGGCCCAGGTGGCTCGCCAAGTCAGAGAGCGCACAGGCAAGTACGCCACCTTTGTGACCTTCGTGCCGACTGATTCAGCAGAAGTCCTGCAATCCCTGATTCAGATGGGCGTAACGCTGGTAGACAACAGTGGCAAGGCAGCCTTCAATACGCCCGAAGGACGCGCCGCCTTCCAGTATTGGGTGGACTTATATAAAGAAGGTCTGCTGCCCCAGGAAGTGCTAACCCAGGGACACCGCCGTGCTATTGAGCTATATCAGGCTGGTGAAATCGCCATCTTAAACTCCGGCCCGCAGTTTTTGAAGACTGTGGAAACCAATGCACCGGCGATCGCCCAAGTCTCCGCTGTTGCGCCCCAAATCACCGGAGACACAGGTAAAACCAACGTCGCCGTGATGAACCTCGTCGTTCCCCGCAGCACCGATGTCCCCGAAGCTGCCGTCAAGTTTGCCCTGTTTGTCACCAATCCCGAAAATCAGCTTGCCTTTGCCAAAGCCGCGAACGTGCTACCTTCCACGGCGACCTCGCTGACCGATCCCTACTTCAGCACTGCCGCTGAAACATCTGCCTCTACACTCGACACTGCCCGCGCCGTCAGCGCCCGCCAGATGCAGTCTGCCGAAGTGCTGCTGCCCCGAATGGAGGATATCAAGGAACTGCAAAAGATTATCTACGACCAGCTTCAAGCTGCCATGCTGGGCGAAAAATCGGTCGATCAGGCAGTCAATGATGCAGCTGCGGCTTGGGATGCCCGGTCATAGGGAGTGGCAATCCAGAACTGAAACGCAGCAAATGGGCACTCAAGAATAGTCGAAATTCTTAACATTTCGCAATCAAAACCTCGCCTAAACCCTAGGGAGTGTCATCAATTAGATAAGCTGTAATCAGCAGTGATTCAGCTATCTGACGATTATGACAACCCGACGCTACGCCCTGCGCGATGACCAATGGGAACGGCTCCAAGATTTGCTCCCTGGACGAGCGGGGCGGTAGGAGTCACAGCAAAGGATAATCGTCTGTTTGTCGAGGCAGTGCTATATCGATATCGAGCCGGCATTCCCTGGCGAGACTTGCCAGAGCGGTTTGGTCATTTTCGCAAGGTTCACACCCGCTTTCGGCGCTGGGCAAAGACGGGCGTATGGCAACGGGTGTTTCAGGTGCTGTCTGAAGATGCAGACAACGAATACGCCATGATCGACACCACGATTGTGCGTGCTCATCAGCATAGTGCTGGGGCAAAGGGGGGATGCCAATGCCCAAGCCATTGGTCGTAGTAAAGGGGGATTGAGCACCAAGATTCATGCGACTGTCGATGCACTGGGCAATCCGACAGGCTTTCACCTCACACCCGGGCAGACCTGTGACCTTGATGGGGCTGATGTGCTGCTAGAGAATATTCAAGCTGATACAGTCCTGGCTGACAAAGGATATGACGCAGACCAACGGGTGATTGAGCGACTCCAACAACAGGGCAAGACGGCTGTGATTCCGCCCAAGCGAAACCGCAAGACACCGCGTGATTACGACAAGGAGCTATACAAAGCGCGGCATCTGATTGAGAACTTCTTTGCCAAACTCAAGCAGTATCGAGCGATTGCGACACGCTATGACAAGTTAGCCGAGACGTTTCTGAGTGCAATTTACATGGCGGCTGCCCTTATTTGGCTTAATTGATGACACGCCCTAGCAATCTGCGTCAGTTCATCGCAAAATAGAAAACAAAGATGAGAGCCTTTCACAAAACTTATAGGGGAGGATATCGACTATGGACTGGCGTGTTTTGATTGTGCTGTTGCCTGTGATTCTTGCTGGTAGCTGGGCGGTTTACAACATTGGCCAAGCTGCCCTCCGTCAAGTCAAAGGGTTCATGGCCAGCAAGTAAGCTTGAGCGAGTGAGCTTCAGACGTTGGTTTCTGCTAGAAACCTATCTATACTTCGCTCTAAGCTTTGCTAACTTCTTTGAATCACCCATTACTTTGAATCACCCATTAGAAGAGGTAGCTGCAAATTCTGAGGCAGTTGCCTCTTTTGTTTGTGCCTCTTTTGTTTACCGTTTAGCTTGAATCGCCAATCCAAAATCGAGAATCTCCCCTCCTAACGCGGCACCTGCTGAAGCAGTTGGGCAGCGCTGTTGGCCCACTGGGCGTTGCCCTGAGAACTGTAGAGATCGCGGGCGTGCTGCAAGACGCGCTGGGCTTCGGCATAGTTTTGCTGCTGAAGAAACACCAGACCTGCGCCATAGTAGGCATTGGCGTAGGTAGCATTGGCATCGGTCGAGCGGCGGAAGGCATTGAGGGCGCTGCCGAGGTCGCCCTGCTGCATGAGAACAGACCCCAGGCTGTAGTAGGCTTCTGCATAGCGGGGGTTGATGGCGATCGCCCGCTGAAAGGCCTGGGCTGCTAGCGCCAGCTGCTGCTGATCCTGATACGTCAGTCCCAGGTAGTAGGACGGTTCTGGCGAGGTAGGGGTAAGCTGGGCAGCCCGCTGAAAGCTGGCAATCGCTGCTGCCGCATTGCCCCGTCGCCGCTGCACTAGTCCCAGGTTGTAATACGCTAGCCCCAGATTTGGATCAAGCTGCACCGCCCGCTGGAGATACTGATTGGCAATGTCGAGATTGTTGCCCTCTAGCAGCGCCGCACCCAGGTTTGCAAAGGCCAGCGCAAAGCCAGGATCGGCCTGAGCAGCGCGATAGAACGACTCCGCCGACGCTTGAAGCTGTCCCGTTTGTCGCAGCGCCAGACCCAAGTTATAGTGCGCGGGAGCCAATTGTGGATTGACCTGCACTGCCTGCCGAAAGGCGGCGATCGCCCCTTCCACCTGCCCAGACTGAATCAGTTGCAGACCCCGGTTTAGCTCTGCCACACCTGCCTCTGCTTGCGCGATTTGTTGCGGGGTTTGCTGCGGAGCTTGGATGGAGCGCTGTATGGGGCGCACTTGCGCCACTGTGGATGTCGCACCTAGGAATGTCGTGTCTGGTGATTCCAAACCTGGTGATTCCAAACCTGTAGATGCCGCACCTGTAGATGTCGCACCCAGCCACAGGAAACTGCCTAGAAAAAAACTGACTGATCTCGAGGAAACACACATAGTTACAAACTCTAAACAGAAAGCAGAAAGCACCCTAAAGGTTTTATCTCAAATCGTTCCGTCTAAAGGTATAGGCTTAGACCATACAAAGGGAATGTTCTCAGGATCACAGACATTGGGGAACAGCCTTGATAAATCATTCTTTGGACTCAGCTTAAAAGGGCTAAAACCATCTTTTGGGTTAATCAAGCAGCACCCAGATCAAAGCTTAAATCTTGACGGGGAACGTCCCTGAGCAGCCCGGTGCGATCGCCTATAATGCAGTTTTGACCAAGCATACCTGCGCTCATGGATAAATACTTTCGGATCGAGCTGCTGGAGCAAACCCCCAACCCCCAGCGCCTCATCTGGCGGTCGGCTCACCAATGCGTTTGCGAGGGCCCAGCGATTGACGACCCTGCCCCCGACGAAGAAAAAGCCGGGGAATATGCCGTAAAGCACCTCCTGGCGGGCGATCGCGGTCACTGGAGTCCCTTTGAAGCACCCCAAATTTCGCTGAACGTCATCGGGTTCAATCATCGCACGATGCAGCAGATTACCCGCCACCGCGTCGGCGTGCATTTTTCGGTGCAAAGCCTCCGCTATACTAGCGTCCGGTTTTGCGAATTTGCCCAAAATCCTACCGCCGAAGTCCTGGAATCGCTCGTGTATTTTCGCCCGGTGGGGGAGTACCGCGATCGCCAGGGCAAGCGCTACACCTACACCGAGGGCGATCGCCAGGCCGACATGGAACTGGCCACCCAAATGCTCCAGCACTATGCCCGTAAGATAGACTCAGGCTATTCCGAGGAACACGCTGCGGGGCTGCTGCCGATGGACACGCGCCAGCACTGGGTGATGAGCTTTAACGTGCGATCGCTCTGTCATCTGCTCGACCTGCGCTCCAAAGCCGATGCCCAGCTCGAAATTCGCCAGCTTTGTGAACTGGTCTGGCCCCATTTTGAAGCCTGGGTTCCGGCGATCGCCCACTGGTACAAAACCAACCGCTGGGGCAAAGCCAAGCTATCGCCCTGAGGGTTTCCTAATCGCAACGATTACGATTTCAAACTGCGTTTGGGGACAGAATCCTTTAATCTGAATATCAGATTGTTAACTTCAGATTGGGATTTTTGGCGATGCTGATTTTGCCGGGTTCTGCGGTTCGCGTAACAAATGTAGACGACACTTACTACGGCTTTCAGGGATTGGTGCAGCGCATTAGCGACGGCAAGGCAGCGGTGCTGTTTGAAGGCGGAAACTGGGACAAGCTCATTACCTTTCGCCTGTCGGAGTTGGAGCTAGTAGACGCAACAGCAGGCCGCAAAAAAGGGAAATAAGCGCAATGTTCTAGATAGGATTTTGCACAGAAACAGTGCAGGTAATGAGGCGGATGCTGCTCAAATCCTGGATAAACTTGTACAAACTCGCCTAAAAAAGTGCATTTGTACGCTAGTTGCGGTATGAATGAGAAAGATTCTGGACGCAAGTTTGAAACTCAAGTTTGAAGCTTAAGTCCAGAGCATTCGTTCATGCTTGAACTCTGGATGGTTGACCGATGCGCCTGCCGCTGCCGGATGCTGCCAATCAAACGCGATCGCCCGATTACCTGGCCGAAGTCATCGAAACCGCCACAACGGAGTTTTTGGCCCAATGCCTGGAGCCGGACGACCTGAGCTTTGCCGTCATGCCGCCCTTCGGCAGTTGGGTCAAATCTAGCGACGAAGAATCGGGCAACCAGATCTACGCGGTGGTCTATCACGCCACCACCAGCCCCATCGATTCTGTCCACCGGGCGCGAGCGCTGGGTCTTTCCCTGGCTGAACTGCGCGAGCAGCAGCCGCAAATCTTCGCCATGCTGAAGACGGAATTTCGGGCGGCGATCGTCGGCTTCCGCCCCCGTACTGCTGGGCGCAACGGCAAAACCCGCCTCAGCGAAACGGTCTATCAGCATTTGCCGCCACGCCCGCCCCAGATTCACCAAGCGGTCTATGCCTGCACGCCCGCAGAAATCATCCACTTCAGCGAACAGTTCGACTTTTTGCGGACGCTGCTGCAAGTGAGCAATGCCCCCGTCGAGGCGCTGATCGCCGCCGCCATCCGCGATATTTATCAACTGCGAAAGGGCGATCGCCCTTGGTTGGTACAAGCCGGCCGCAGCCTCAGCCAAATCTTGAAAGACGACTACGATCGCCTACGGATTATCCTCAGCCAAATCTATCTACAACCCACAGAATGAGGGGATAATAAAGCGACTAAGAGCAGCCGTTCTCGCCCTGATTGACTGTCCGCATTGCGCCCAATAGCGTTTCAATCACCACACAACGCCGTACTCCCCCAGTCGCGGGCACTGTCACCGTAATCGAAATGGGCAAGTTGGCAGCAGGTGTAATGTCCTGAGGGCCAGTAATAGGGCCACCTGTAGCCCCAAACGTAATCGTGGTCGCAGCAGTGGGTGTAACCGTCATCCCGACACTACCCTGACCAACCCTTCG contains:
- the pilM gene encoding type IV pilus assembly protein PilM, encoding MFSNVKGLFSKKTKGVGIELTPERVNVARLKRKGQGFQLTMLASAEVPEGIYQEGQILDTAAMSEIIQSVLSESKLKVKNAATAIPGGRDTVTRIIPVPAELDDRELREMVLNQEAGLYLPFPREEADVDYQKLGFFVDEDGIEKVQVLLVATRKEVTDSYLTTFQQAGLDVDVLEISSFALIRTIREQLRQFTPQEAAAIVDIEFENTEISIVVDGVPQFSRTVPIGTYQIQSALSRAMNLPPSRNTELLQGMTVPIAPMDSMGTPKTPGTNPGTAAMLRVLGELADELRRSIDFYLNQGDNLEVAQLLLAGPGGAIGQLDEFFSQRLSLPASQVDPISALSLEVDQEIPELQRPGLGVVLGLGLREAW
- a CDS encoding ABC transporter substrate-binding protein, yielding MYLRHPWRKPWKSLSLMTLFGLVLTWVISCSPGAPPTARSPEVEFWTMQLQPQFTDYFNELIARFEQENPGVQVKWVDVPWGDMQSKILTAVSAGTAPDVVNLNPDFAAQLAGRNAWMALDDQVPAEARQQYLPKIWQANTLDGKTFGLPWYLTTSIAIYNQDLLNQAGVQQPPANFAELAQVARQVRERTGKYATFVTFVPTDSAEVLQSLIQMGVTLVDNSGKAAFNTPEGRAAFQYWVDLYKEGLLPQEVLTQGHRRAIELYQAGEIAILNSGPQFLKTVETNAPAIAQVSAVAPQITGDTGKTNVAVMNLVVPRSTDVPEAAVKFALFVTNPENQLAFAKAANVLPSTATSLTDPYFSTAAETSASTLDTARAVSARQMQSAEVLLPRMEDIKELQKIIYDQLQAAMLGEKSVDQAVNDAAAAWDARS
- a CDS encoding photosystem II protein Y — protein: MDWRVLIVLLPVILAGSWAVYNIGQAALRQVKGFMASK
- a CDS encoding tetratricopeptide repeat protein — protein: MAQVRPIQRSIQAPQQTPQQIAQAEAGVAELNRGLQLIQSGQVEGAIAAFRQAVQVNPQLAPAHYNLGLALRQTGQLQASAESFYRAAQADPGFALAFANLGAALLEGNNLDIANQYLQRAVQLDPNLGLAYYNLGLVQRRRGNAAAAIASFQRAAQLTPTSPEPSYYLGLTYQDQQQLALAAQAFQRAIAINPRYAEAYYSLGSVLMQQGDLGSALNAFRRSTDANATYANAYYGAGLVFLQQQNYAEAQRVLQHARDLYSSQGNAQWANSAAQLLQQVPR
- the thyX gene encoding FAD-dependent thymidylate synthase, which gives rise to MDKYFRIELLEQTPNPQRLIWRSAHQCVCEGPAIDDPAPDEEKAGEYAVKHLLAGDRGHWSPFEAPQISLNVIGFNHRTMQQITRHRVGVHFSVQSLRYTSVRFCEFAQNPTAEVLESLVYFRPVGEYRDRQGKRYTYTEGDRQADMELATQMLQHYARKIDSGYSEEHAAGLLPMDTRQHWVMSFNVRSLCHLLDLRSKADAQLEIRQLCELVWPHFEAWVPAIAHWYKTNRWGKAKLSP
- a CDS encoding NAD(P)H dehydrogenase subunit NdhS yields the protein MILPGSAVRVTNVDDTYYGFQGLVQRISDGKAAVLFEGGNWDKLITFRLSELELVDATAGRKKGK
- a CDS encoding HAS-barrel domain-containing protein, with amino-acid sequence MRLPLPDAANQTRSPDYLAEVIETATTEFLAQCLEPDDLSFAVMPPFGSWVKSSDEESGNQIYAVVYHATTSPIDSVHRARALGLSLAELREQQPQIFAMLKTEFRAAIVGFRPRTAGRNGKTRLSETVYQHLPPRPPQIHQAVYACTPAEIIHFSEQFDFLRTLLQVSNAPVEALIAAAIRDIYQLRKGDRPWLVQAGRSLSQILKDDYDRLRIILSQIYLQPTE